Proteins encoded together in one Fibrobacter sp. UWH4 window:
- a CDS encoding lipid-A-disaccharide synthase: MAFLPYILVCAGEDSGDVIGEPLVKAFCSQHIDVKGAGGRRMQSAGMVPLVDFEVLPVSGFGDVLPKYFKLRQCYNELKSSLESPECLGLVAIDYPGFNMKLVALAGKLRKPALYVAPPQVWAWKRKRAKVLAQNPYVKLAVFFDFEEQVYREAGCNVVRVKHPFVNSEFGIRSSELHLERHKASHGIAETEAVPSQCCLLLPGSRKAQALRNLPLMLKAVQMTRKSLEISRMEITLLAARWELVEVFEKALRQFGDGDLIRKVHVVESPQEADARRAIYQDASLALTAPGTATLELALSGCPMIVCVKPDALTYGFARVFVKTKYFALPNIILNKLVYPEKICAPGKEQCTVASIAQEIASECISKQNPDTDVLYSKLSAGMSLDQLAAEFFRQFIKRESE, encoded by the coding sequence ATGGCTTTTTTGCCGTACATTTTGGTTTGTGCTGGCGAAGATTCGGGGGACGTTATCGGCGAACCCCTGGTCAAGGCATTCTGCTCTCAACATATTGATGTTAAGGGGGCCGGTGGTCGTCGAATGCAATCGGCGGGAATGGTTCCTTTGGTTGATTTCGAGGTGTTGCCGGTTTCTGGCTTTGGCGATGTGTTGCCCAAGTATTTTAAGTTGCGCCAGTGCTATAATGAACTTAAGTCATCGCTGGAATCTCCGGAATGTCTCGGGCTTGTCGCCATCGATTATCCGGGCTTTAACATGAAACTGGTAGCGTTGGCGGGGAAGCTCCGCAAGCCCGCCTTGTATGTGGCGCCTCCGCAAGTGTGGGCCTGGAAACGTAAACGCGCGAAGGTTCTTGCGCAAAATCCGTATGTCAAGCTAGCGGTGTTCTTTGATTTTGAAGAACAGGTGTATCGCGAAGCTGGCTGCAATGTCGTTCGTGTGAAACATCCGTTTGTAAATTCAGAATTCGGAATTCGGAGTTCGGAGTTGCATTTAGAGAGACATAAGGCGTCGCATGGAATTGCCGAGACCGAAGCGGTTCCTAGTCAATGTTGTTTGCTGTTGCCCGGGAGTCGAAAGGCGCAGGCGCTCCGCAATTTACCTTTGATGCTAAAAGCAGTTCAGATGACTCGAAAGTCGCTAGAAATTTCCCGTATGGAAATCACTTTGTTGGCGGCTCGTTGGGAACTGGTTGAAGTATTTGAAAAAGCCTTGCGTCAATTTGGAGACGGCGACCTTATACGAAAAGTTCATGTGGTGGAGTCGCCTCAAGAGGCAGATGCTCGTCGTGCTATTTATCAAGATGCGTCACTGGCGTTGACTGCACCGGGAACGGCGACTTTGGAATTGGCCTTGTCAGGTTGTCCGATGATAGTTTGCGTCAAGCCGGATGCATTGACCTATGGCTTTGCCCGCGTTTTCGTCAAGACGAAGTATTTCGCGTTGCCGAACATTATCTTGAACAAGTTGGTTTATCCTGAAAAGATTTGTGCTCCAGGCAAAGAACAATGTACTGTCGCAAGCATCGCTCAAGAAATTGCCTCTGAGTGCATTTCTAAGCAGAATCCGGATACGGACGTCCTGTATTCTAAACTTTCAGCAGGGATGTCGCTCGATCAACTAGCGGCGGAATTTTTTCGCCAGTTCATCAAGCGTGAATCGGAGTAG